Proteins from one Bacteroides mediterraneensis genomic window:
- a CDS encoding murein hydrolase activator EnvC yields the protein MKRLIVLFCICLSAWTLFAQTTRKIQQLEQQRNELKQQIAESETLLQSTKKDVKSQLGNLALISGQIEERQKYIQTIENDVNSIQQEINRLEQDLKRLQKELSEKRQKYEQSVKYLYRNKSIQDKLMFIFSAENFGQMYRRMRYVREYADYQRVQGIQVQRKQKQVTDKAASLRNSRKAKEDLLKQGEAEKAKLVAQEQERKQILSGLQKKQRSIQSELAKQRRSADKLNAQIDRLIEEEIEKARKRAEEEARRKAEEARKKVEAAKGTSETSSTETKTVKAPVEKLEAYKVDSEDRRLSSVFEKNKGILPVPITGPYVVVGHYGQYQVKGLRNVKLDNKGIDIKGKAGANARVIFDGEVSAVFQYNGLTNVLVRHGSYISVYCNLSTVRVKKGSLVRARDVLGEVHTNAEGETILHFQLRKETVKLNPELWLHR from the coding sequence ATGAAACGTCTGATAGTTTTATTCTGTATTTGTCTGAGCGCGTGGACACTTTTTGCGCAGACTACGCGCAAGATTCAGCAGCTGGAGCAGCAGCGGAATGAGCTGAAGCAGCAGATTGCCGAGTCGGAAACGCTGTTGCAGTCCACCAAGAAGGACGTAAAAAGCCAGTTGGGTAATCTGGCACTGATTTCCGGACAGATAGAGGAGCGTCAGAAATATATCCAGACCATTGAAAATGATGTGAACAGTATCCAGCAGGAAATCAATCGGCTGGAGCAGGACTTGAAACGGCTTCAGAAAGAACTGTCTGAGAAACGTCAGAAGTATGAGCAGTCTGTGAAATATCTTTACCGGAACAAATCCATACAGGACAAGTTGATGTTCATTTTTTCGGCCGAGAATTTCGGGCAAATGTACCGTCGCATGCGGTATGTACGTGAATATGCGGACTACCAGCGCGTACAGGGCATTCAGGTACAGCGGAAGCAGAAACAGGTGACGGATAAGGCTGCCTCGTTGAGAAACAGCCGGAAAGCCAAAGAGGACTTGTTGAAGCAGGGAGAGGCTGAAAAGGCCAAGCTGGTAGCGCAGGAGCAGGAGCGCAAACAAATCCTCTCGGGTTTGCAGAAGAAGCAGCGCAGCATCCAGTCGGAGCTGGCCAAACAACGCCGTTCGGCCGATAAGCTGAATGCCCAGATTGACCGTTTGATTGAGGAGGAAATAGAAAAGGCCCGTAAACGTGCGGAAGAGGAAGCACGACGGAAAGCAGAGGAAGCCCGGAAAAAGGTGGAAGCAGCAAAAGGTACGTCTGAAACTTCTTCCACGGAAACGAAAACGGTCAAGGCACCTGTGGAGAAACTGGAAGCCTATAAAGTAGATTCGGAAGACCGACGGTTGTCCAGCGTTTTTGAGAAAAACAAAGGTATCCTTCCGGTACCGATAACCGGCCCTTATGTAGTGGTCGGACATTACGGCCAATATCAGGTGAAAGGACTTCGTAATGTGAAACTGGACAATAAAGGAATCGATATCAAGGGAAAGGCTGGGGCCAATGCACGGGTCATTTTTGATGGTGAGGTGTCGGCTGTCTTCCAATACAACGGGCTGACCAATGTGCTGGTACGCCATGGAAGTTATATTTCGGTGTATTGCAACCTGTCGACGGTACGCGTGAAGAAAGGGAGTCTGGTACGTGCCCGTGATGTGCTGGGCGAAGTGCATACCAATGCCGAAGGAGAAACCATTCTGCACTTCCAGCTCCGAAAGGAGACGGTGAAACTGAATCCGGAACTCTGGCTACATCGCTAA
- a CDS encoding DUF4292 domain-containing protein — MKRLVHWLYVICLVGILSACSTSRHTERSPMIGGLKGEEYQEKVVANFPHWNCVTGKVALNLQTGSSKNTKLSATLRMKKGEVIQLSVAPLLGIEVARLEISPERILAVDRLHKQYVELSFVELNRMTNLDLSFNVLQSLFLNEIFLPGKEQVEVADLPRFRMTAEGTRALWEVKDSKRLAYRFWTTADKGWLETTSVFLQGTAYALKWTYGDFSKLGSGYFPQHILAELQGAGKGYSLDMRLSRMSVNEDWETRTELSSKYKKMELATLLKMWLGK, encoded by the coding sequence ATGAAACGGTTGGTGCATTGGTTATATGTGATATGCCTGGTAGGAATACTCTCGGCGTGTAGTACCTCACGTCATACGGAACGGAGTCCGATGATTGGGGGGCTGAAAGGGGAGGAATATCAGGAAAAGGTGGTTGCTAATTTCCCCCACTGGAATTGTGTGACGGGAAAAGTAGCCTTGAATTTGCAGACAGGGAGTAGCAAGAATACGAAGTTGTCGGCTACGCTCCGGATGAAAAAAGGCGAGGTGATACAGTTGTCGGTGGCTCCTCTGCTGGGCATTGAAGTGGCGCGGCTGGAGATTTCTCCCGAGCGTATTCTGGCGGTCGACCGTCTTCACAAGCAGTATGTGGAACTTTCTTTCGTTGAATTGAACCGCATGACCAACTTGGATTTGAGTTTTAATGTGTTGCAGTCGTTGTTCTTGAATGAGATTTTCCTGCCTGGAAAAGAACAGGTGGAAGTGGCCGACCTGCCCCGTTTCCGGATGACCGCAGAGGGAACGCGTGCGTTGTGGGAGGTGAAGGACAGCAAGCGTTTGGCGTATCGTTTCTGGACTACGGCCGATAAGGGTTGGCTGGAAACCACTTCTGTTTTTTTACAGGGTACAGCTTATGCCTTGAAATGGACGTATGGAGATTTTAGCAAGCTGGGGTCGGGATATTTCCCTCAACATATTCTGGCGGAACTGCAGGGTGCCGGGAAAGGATACAGTCTAGACATGCGCCTTTCGCGGATGTCTGTCAATGAAGACTGGGAGACCCGTACGGAGTTATCTTCCAAGTATAAGAAAATGGAACTGGCAACATTGCTGAAAATGTGGTTAGGAAAATGA
- a CDS encoding tetratricopeptide repeat protein has product MRKIIGIIGMVLLFVACGTTGRQHASKRNLANEEQDTLSYEQRRKYDYFFLEAVRLKQKGDYDAAFELYKHCLDIYPNSAPALYDISRFYMVLGQEKKGEEALKKAVRADESNFWYKQTLAAYYQQKRDWPKAIAVYDDMAHQFPSRLEPLMALVDLYNQTKSYDQAITVLNRLEELDGKSEQISMEKFRMYLLMDNQEQAFNEIESLSKEYPYDLRYQTILGDVYLNNNKPDEAYAVYQQILKEEPGYAPALLSMASYYKQLGQDSLYQQQLDTILLNDNVESDTKMSIMRQLILQSEQTTKDSTQIVALFKNILVRPQQNADLSMLCAQYMITKHMEKESVPVLNQVLSLDPENKPARLQLLSYAIRDNDLDEVIRVATPALQYNLDAMEFYYYLGLAHYQKEETDKAMEIFQKGLKQVNEKSDKNIVSDFYAILGDLYHSKEMKAEAYAAYDSSLVYNPNNIGTLNNYAYYLSVERTHLDKAEEMSYKTVKAEPENSTYLDTYAWILFEKKRYTEARIYIDQAMKNGGDSSQVIVEHCGDIYYMLGEKDKALEYWKKADSMENKEEDGATPRTEAELKRLKRKIALKKYIEE; this is encoded by the coding sequence ATGAGAAAGATAATAGGAATCATCGGAATGGTTTTGCTGTTTGTCGCCTGCGGGACGACAGGGAGGCAGCATGCGTCCAAGCGGAATCTGGCGAATGAAGAACAGGATACTTTATCCTACGAACAGCGTAGGAAGTATGATTATTTCTTTTTGGAGGCGGTACGGCTGAAACAGAAGGGCGATTACGACGCGGCCTTCGAACTCTATAAACATTGTCTGGACATTTATCCTAATTCGGCCCCGGCCTTGTATGACATTTCTCGGTTTTATATGGTGCTGGGACAGGAAAAGAAGGGAGAAGAAGCCTTGAAGAAGGCGGTTCGCGCAGATGAATCGAATTTCTGGTACAAGCAGACGCTGGCTGCCTATTATCAGCAGAAACGCGACTGGCCCAAGGCCATTGCCGTGTACGACGATATGGCACATCAGTTCCCTTCCCGCCTGGAACCGCTTATGGCGCTGGTGGATTTGTATAATCAAACCAAGAGTTATGACCAGGCGATTACGGTGTTGAACCGTCTGGAAGAACTGGATGGAAAGTCCGAGCAAATCAGTATGGAGAAGTTCCGGATGTACTTGCTGATGGACAATCAGGAGCAGGCTTTTAACGAGATTGAGAGCCTCTCGAAAGAGTATCCCTATGACTTGCGCTACCAGACGATTCTGGGGGATGTGTACCTGAACAATAATAAGCCTGATGAGGCGTATGCGGTTTATCAGCAGATTTTGAAGGAAGAACCGGGCTACGCGCCGGCGCTGCTGTCCATGGCTTCCTACTACAAGCAGCTGGGGCAGGACAGCCTGTACCAGCAGCAGCTTGATACGATTCTGCTGAACGACAACGTGGAGTCGGATACCAAGATGAGCATTATGCGCCAGCTGATTCTGCAGTCTGAACAGACCACGAAGGACAGTACCCAGATTGTGGCCTTGTTTAAGAATATCCTGGTCCGTCCGCAACAGAATGCTGATTTGTCGATGCTCTGTGCGCAATATATGATTACCAAGCACATGGAGAAGGAGTCTGTGCCGGTGCTGAATCAGGTGTTGTCGCTCGACCCGGAAAACAAACCGGCCCGTCTGCAGCTGTTGAGCTACGCCATCCGTGACAATGACCTGGATGAGGTGATTCGTGTGGCGACTCCGGCCCTCCAGTATAATCTGGATGCGATGGAGTTTTATTATTATCTCGGTCTGGCTCATTATCAGAAAGAGGAGACGGACAAGGCGATGGAAATATTTCAGAAAGGCTTGAAACAGGTCAACGAAAAGAGTGACAAGAATATCGTATCCGATTTCTATGCCATCTTGGGCGATTTGTATCATTCCAAGGAGATGAAGGCAGAAGCGTATGCGGCTTATGACTCTTCGTTGGTTTACAACCCGAACAACATCGGTACGCTCAACAATTATGCCTATTATCTGTCTGTGGAGCGGACGCACCTGGACAAGGCGGAGGAAATGAGCTACAAGACGGTGAAGGCGGAACCGGAAAATTCCACGTACCTGGATACTTACGCTTGGATTTTGTTTGAAAAGAAGCGTTATACCGAGGCCCGGATTTATATAGATCAGGCCATGAAGAATGGAGGCGACAGCAGCCAGGTCATTGTGGAGCATTGCGGGGACATTTACTATATGTTGGGCGAGAAAGACAAGGCGTTGGAGTACTGGAAGAAGGCCGACAGCATGGAGAATAAAGAAGAGGATGGGGCTACTCCCCGTACGGAAGCCGAGTTGAAACGCTTGAAACGTAAAATCGCATTGAAAAAATACATTGAGGAATGA
- the dut gene encoding dUTP diphosphatase: protein MKIQIINTSRHPLPQYATPQSAGVDLRANLSTPIVLKPLQRCLVPTGLFLALPKGYEAQVRPRSGLAIKKGITVLNSPGTIDADYRGEINVILVNLSSEEFVIEDGERIAQMVIARHEQAEWEEVEVLDETERGAGGFGHTGTV from the coding sequence ATGAAAATACAGATTATAAATACTTCACGGCATCCGTTGCCGCAATATGCCACCCCACAGTCGGCGGGGGTAGACCTTCGTGCCAATCTGAGTACACCTATCGTGTTGAAACCTTTGCAGCGTTGCCTGGTACCGACCGGCTTGTTTCTCGCTTTGCCGAAAGGGTATGAGGCACAAGTGCGTCCCCGTAGCGGACTGGCTATTAAGAAAGGAATCACTGTGTTGAATTCTCCGGGGACGATTGATGCCGACTATCGGGGAGAAATCAATGTGATACTGGTGAACCTGTCGTCCGAGGAGTTCGTGATAGAAGACGGGGAGCGCATCGCCCAGATGGTCATTGCCCGGCATGAACAGGCCGAGTGGGAAGAAGTGGAAGTATTGGATGAAACAGAACGTGGGGCAGGTGGATTCGGCCACACGGGAACGGTATAA
- a CDS encoding deoxyguanosinetriphosphate triphosphohydrolase produces MNWEQLLSNKRFGLENLHAYRKEDRTEFQRDYDRLIFSAPFRRLQNKTQVFPLPGSIFVHNRLTHSLEVSCVGRSLGNKISTELLKLHPELHHTHISEIGSIVAAACLAHDLGNPPFGHSGEKAIGTYFSEGKGRMLQNAFSPQEWDDFTHFEGNANAFRLLTHQFQGRRPGGFVLTYATLASIVKYPFSSQLAGSKQKFGFFLSEEAGFCKIAHELGLKQISREGEPLRFCRHPLVYLVEAADDICYQMMDIEDAHKLKILTTQETKELYLRFFAPEKMEHIQSICKMVDDTNEQIAYLRSSAIGVLINECVRTFIENEKTILEGTFQGTLIQQLSPRVRDAYKHCSHTAFEKIYCSKDVVDIELAGYQVITTLIDLMIEAVRYPEKAYSQLLINRVSSQYYIQAPTLYEKIQAVLDYISGMTDVYALDLYRKINGNSLPAL; encoded by the coding sequence ATGAACTGGGAACAATTGCTATCCAATAAAAGATTCGGACTGGAGAACCTCCACGCATACCGAAAAGAAGACCGGACAGAATTCCAACGCGACTACGACCGTCTGATTTTCTCCGCTCCCTTCCGTCGGCTGCAGAACAAGACACAGGTATTCCCGCTTCCGGGAAGCATCTTCGTACATAACCGACTGACCCACAGCCTGGAAGTGTCCTGCGTAGGCCGTTCTTTGGGAAACAAGATTTCAACGGAACTGCTGAAACTTCATCCGGAATTACATCATACCCACATCTCGGAGATAGGATCTATCGTGGCCGCGGCCTGTCTGGCACACGACCTGGGGAATCCTCCCTTCGGGCATTCCGGAGAAAAAGCCATCGGCACTTATTTTTCGGAAGGGAAGGGACGCATGTTGCAAAATGCATTCTCCCCTCAGGAATGGGATGACTTCACCCACTTTGAAGGCAATGCCAATGCCTTCCGCCTGCTGACCCACCAGTTCCAAGGAAGACGTCCCGGAGGTTTTGTCCTGACCTACGCCACACTGGCCTCTATCGTGAAATATCCGTTCTCCTCCCAACTGGCCGGAAGCAAGCAGAAATTCGGATTTTTTCTTAGTGAAGAAGCCGGTTTCTGTAAAATCGCACACGAACTGGGGCTTAAGCAAATAAGTCGGGAGGGAGAACCTCTGAGATTCTGCCGTCACCCGCTGGTCTATCTGGTGGAAGCCGCCGACGACATCTGCTACCAGATGATGGACATCGAAGACGCACATAAACTGAAGATTCTGACAACTCAGGAGACCAAGGAACTGTATCTCCGATTCTTCGCGCCTGAGAAAATGGAGCACATACAGTCTATCTGCAAAATGGTGGACGACACCAACGAACAGATTGCCTACCTGCGTTCATCGGCCATCGGAGTGTTAATCAACGAGTGTGTACGTACATTTATTGAAAATGAGAAAACGATTCTGGAAGGAACTTTCCAAGGGACACTGATTCAGCAACTGAGTCCGCGGGTCAGGGATGCCTACAAGCACTGTTCGCATACAGCCTTCGAAAAAATCTACTGTTCCAAGGATGTGGTAGACATTGAACTGGCCGGTTATCAGGTCATTACCACCCTCATCGACCTGATGATTGAAGCCGTACGCTATCCTGAAAAAGCCTACTCGCAACTCCTGATCAACCGTGTGTCCAGCCAGTATTATATCCAGGCACCGACCTTATATGAAAAAATACAGGCTGTACTCGATTACATTTCCGGAATGACCGACGTCTATGCCCTCGACCTGTACCGGAAAATAAACGGGAACAGCCTGCCTGCTCTATAA
- a CDS encoding GNAT family N-acetyltransferase, which translates to MEDIIAPIDKEVLKSELTEDKRLRFTNKSNNEIYIITWKNAPNVLKEIGRLREIAFRAAGGGTGKSMDLDEYDLMENPYQQLIVWNPEAEEILGGYRYLLGDEVEFDAEGKPVLATAHMFNFSEKFLKDYLPTTIELGRSFVTLEYQSTRAGSKGLFALDNLWDGLGALTVIMPQVKYFFGKMTMYPSYNRLGRDMILYFLKKHFSDKDQLITPMQPLQIETDPKVLEKIFCYDTFKEDYKVLNTEVRKLGYNIPPLVNAYMSLSPTMRMFGTAINDGFGDVEETGILIAVDEILEEKRVRHIESYLREHPEALQITSGANPVVNKIHK; encoded by the coding sequence ATGGAAGATATTATTGCTCCGATTGACAAGGAAGTTCTCAAATCGGAACTGACGGAAGACAAACGCTTGAGATTCACGAATAAGAGCAACAACGAGATTTATATTATTACTTGGAAAAACGCTCCGAATGTATTGAAAGAAATCGGTCGTTTGCGTGAAATTGCTTTCCGGGCAGCCGGAGGAGGTACGGGAAAATCGATGGACCTTGATGAATATGATTTGATGGAAAATCCTTACCAGCAGCTGATTGTCTGGAATCCGGAGGCCGAGGAAATTTTGGGAGGCTACCGTTACCTGTTGGGGGATGAAGTGGAGTTTGATGCCGAAGGAAAACCGGTGCTGGCCACTGCCCACATGTTTAACTTCTCGGAAAAGTTCCTGAAAGACTACTTGCCTACGACGATTGAATTGGGGCGTTCCTTTGTGACGTTGGAGTATCAGTCCACCCGTGCGGGCTCAAAAGGGCTGTTTGCGTTGGACAACTTATGGGATGGACTGGGAGCCTTGACGGTAATCATGCCTCAGGTAAAATATTTCTTTGGCAAGATGACCATGTATCCTAGCTACAACCGTCTGGGCCGTGACATGATTCTCTATTTCCTGAAAAAACATTTCAGTGACAAAGACCAGTTGATTACGCCGATGCAGCCGTTGCAGATTGAAACAGACCCGAAAGTGCTTGAAAAGATATTCTGTTACGATACTTTCAAGGAAGATTATAAGGTGCTGAACACGGAAGTGCGCAAGCTTGGCTACAATATTCCGCCGTTGGTCAATGCGTATATGAGTCTGTCGCCTACCATGCGTATGTTTGGTACGGCTATCAACGACGGTTTTGGCGATGTGGAAGAAACCGGTATCCTGATTGCGGTAGATGAGATTCTGGAGGAAAAGCGTGTCCGTCACATCGAATCTTACCTGCGTGAGCATCCGGAAGCCCTGCAGATAACTTCTGGGGCCAATCCGGTAGTCAACAAGATACATAAATAA
- a CDS encoding 1-acyl-sn-glycerol-3-phosphate acyltransferase, protein MGENSIFLIDIDKVLRDKAGKKADRIPRFLVSYLKRIVHQDEINPFLKSVSDKTGVDFLEACMEFLDIKLEVSGMENLPSDRLCTFVSNHPLGGQDGIALGYILGKHYDGRIKYLVNDLLMNLHGLAPLCIPINKTGAQSRDFPRMVEAGFHSDSHIIMFPAGICSRRQKGVIKDLPWKKTFVTKSVETHRDVVPVHFDGRNSNFFYNLANACKFLGIKFNIAMLYLADEMFKNRHKTFKVTIGKPIPWQTFDKSRSSVEWADYVRELVYKL, encoded by the coding sequence ATGGGTGAAAATTCCATATTTTTAATTGACATTGATAAAGTATTAAGGGATAAGGCGGGCAAGAAAGCCGACAGAATACCGCGTTTTCTGGTGTCGTACTTGAAACGTATTGTACATCAGGATGAGATTAATCCTTTCTTGAAAAGCGTATCCGATAAGACTGGAGTGGATTTTCTGGAGGCTTGCATGGAATTTCTGGATATTAAGCTGGAAGTGAGCGGAATGGAAAATCTTCCGTCTGACCGTCTGTGTACGTTTGTCTCCAACCATCCGTTGGGCGGACAAGACGGAATAGCTCTAGGATATATTTTAGGAAAGCATTACGACGGCCGTATCAAATACCTGGTGAATGATTTGCTGATGAATCTTCATGGCTTGGCTCCTTTATGTATCCCTATCAATAAGACCGGTGCCCAGTCGCGTGATTTCCCTCGGATGGTGGAAGCCGGTTTCCATTCAGATTCCCACATCATTATGTTCCCGGCCGGAATTTGTTCCAGAAGGCAGAAAGGAGTTATCAAAGATTTGCCATGGAAAAAGACATTTGTTACCAAGAGTGTGGAAACACATCGGGATGTAGTGCCTGTTCATTTTGACGGGCGTAATTCCAATTTCTTTTACAACCTGGCCAATGCGTGTAAGTTCTTGGGGATTAAGTTTAATATAGCCATGCTGTATCTGGCAGATGAAATGTTCAAGAATCGTCATAAGACATTTAAAGTGACAATAGGAAAACCAATTCCATGGCAGACGTTCGATAAGTCGAGGTCATCGGTGGAGTGGGCGGATTATGTAAGAGAGTTAGTTTATAAACTGTGA
- the rsmH gene encoding 16S rRNA (cytosine(1402)-N(4))-methyltransferase RsmH produces MEQTEQTYHVPVLLHESIEGMHIHPKGIYVDVTFGGGGHSKEILRQMDSDSRLFSFDQDPDAEKNIVNDQRFTFVRSNFRYLHNFLRYYGVEKVDAILADLGVSSHHFDDSERGFSFRFDGKLDMRMNKRAGITAAEIVNTYEEERLANVFYLYGELKNSRKLASVLVKARTAKPIETIGEFIDTIKPLYGKEREKKELAKVFQALRIEVNQEMEALKEMLYAATEALKPGGRLVVITYHSLEDRMVKNIMKTGNVEGKAEQDFFGNVQTPFKLINNKVITPCEDEVQRNPRSRSAKLRIAEKK; encoded by the coding sequence ATGGAACAGACTGAACAGACATATCACGTACCTGTATTATTACACGAAAGTATCGAAGGCATGCACATCCATCCCAAAGGTATTTACGTGGACGTAACCTTCGGAGGAGGAGGACACTCCAAAGAAATCTTACGCCAGATGGACAGCGACAGCAGGCTGTTCAGCTTTGACCAAGACCCGGATGCAGAAAAGAACATTGTCAACGACCAGCGGTTCACCTTCGTCAGAAGCAATTTCCGCTATCTGCACAATTTCCTCCGTTATTACGGAGTAGAGAAGGTGGATGCCATTTTAGCGGATTTAGGCGTTTCGTCACATCATTTTGACGATTCGGAAAGGGGCTTTTCCTTCCGCTTCGACGGAAAACTGGACATGCGCATGAACAAACGGGCTGGCATCACTGCCGCCGAGATTGTCAACACTTATGAAGAAGAAAGACTAGCCAATGTGTTCTACTTGTACGGCGAGCTGAAAAACAGCAGAAAGCTGGCCTCTGTACTTGTAAAAGCCAGAACAGCCAAACCCATAGAAACCATTGGAGAGTTCATCGATACCATCAAGCCCTTGTATGGGAAAGAAAGGGAAAAGAAAGAGCTGGCCAAAGTGTTTCAGGCTCTCCGAATAGAAGTGAATCAGGAAATGGAAGCCTTGAAAGAAATGCTTTATGCCGCCACCGAGGCACTGAAACCCGGAGGACGGCTTGTAGTAATCACGTATCATTCACTGGAAGACCGTATGGTGAAAAACATCATGAAAACGGGTAACGTGGAAGGTAAAGCGGAACAAGACTTTTTCGGGAACGTACAAACCCCATTCAAGCTCATAAACAACAAAGTAATCACTCCCTGCGAAGACGAGGTGCAACGCAATCCGCGTTCACGCAGTGCCAAACTAAGAATTGCAGAAAAGAAATGA
- a CDS encoding FtsL-like putative cell division protein, giving the protein MEPQENNIPQETPHITWRSILGGEVLVHLMKKQANLIILIMILVILYIDNRYSSQQEMIEIDRLKKELIDTKYDALTISSELTERSRQSRIEEYISSEGTPLETASTPPYLIKKEDLEK; this is encoded by the coding sequence ATGGAACCGCAAGAAAACAACATTCCGCAAGAAACTCCGCACATCACGTGGAGAAGCATCCTGGGAGGAGAAGTGCTGGTGCACTTGATGAAAAAACAGGCTAACCTGATTATCCTGATTATGATTCTGGTAATCCTGTACATAGACAACCGCTATTCAAGCCAGCAGGAAATGATTGAAATAGACCGTCTTAAAAAAGAACTGATTGATACTAAATACGATGCACTGACCATTTCTTCAGAGCTGACGGAAAGAAGCCGCCAGTCACGCATCGAAGAATATATTTCTTCAGAGGGTACACCTCTGGAGACAGCCTCTACTCCACCCTATCTAATCAAAAAGGAGGATCTTGAAAAATGA